A stretch of the Mustela nigripes isolate SB6536 chromosome X, MUSNIG.SB6536, whole genome shotgun sequence genome encodes the following:
- the LOC132007840 gene encoding LOW QUALITY PROTEIN: T-complex protein 1 subunit zeta-like (The sequence of the model RefSeq protein was modified relative to this genomic sequence to represent the inferred CDS: deleted 1 base in 1 codon; substituted 1 base at 1 genomic stop codon): protein MAAVKTLNPKAEVARAQSALAVNISVARDLQDVLRTNLGPKGTMKMPVSGAGDIKLTKDGNVLLHEMQIQHPTASLIAKVAAAQDDIIGDGTTSNVLIIGELLKQADLYISEGLHPRIITEGFEAAKEKTLQFLEQVKVSKEMDRETLIDVVKTSLCTKVYAELADVLTEAVVDSILAIKKQDEPIDLFMVEIMEMKHKSETDTSLIRGLVLDHGAHGDMKKRVEDAYILTCNVSLEYEKTEENSGFFYKSAEEREKLVKAERKFIEDRVKKIIELXKKVCGDSDKGFIVINQKGIDPFSLDALAKEGIVALCRAKRRNMERLTLACGGVALNSFDDLSADCLGHAGLVYEYTLGEEKFTFIEKCNNPRSVTLLIKGPNKHTLTQIKDAIRDGLRAVKNALDDGCVVPGAGAVEVAMAEALIKYKPSVKGRAQLGVQAFADALLIIPEILAQNSGFDLQETLVKVQAEHSESGQLVGVDLNTGEPMVAAEVGIWDNYFVKKQLLRSCTVIATNILLVDEIMRAGMSSLKG, encoded by the exons ATGGCGGCCGTGAAGACCCTGAACCCCAAGGCCGAGGTAGCTCGAGCCCAGTCAGCATTGGCGGTGAACATCAGCGTGGCCCGGGACCTGCAGGATGTGCTGAGGACCAACTTGGGGCCTAAAGGCACCATGAAGATGCCGGTTTCGGGAGCTGGAGACATCAAGCTCACTAAAGACGGCAATGTACTGCTTCATGAAATGCAAATTCAGCACCCAACAGCCTCCTTAATAGCCAAAGTAGCAGCAGCCCAAGATGACATAATTGGTGATGGTACCACTTCCAATGTCCTAATCATTGGCGAGCTACTGAAGCAGGCAGATCTCTACATTTCTGAAGGTCTTCATCCCAGAATAATAACAGAAGGATTTGAAGCTGCAAAGGAAAAGACACTTCAGTTTTTGGAACAAGTCAAAGTAAGCAAAGAAATGGACAGGGAAACACTTATAGATGTGGTCAAAACATCTCTGTGTACTAAAGTGTATGCTGAACTTGCTGATGTCTTAACAGAGGCTGTGGTAGACTCCATTTTGgccattaaaaaacaagatgaacCTATCGACCTCTTCATGGTTGAGATCATGGAGATGAAACATAAATCTGAAACTGATACAAGCTTAATCAGAGGTCTTGTTTTGGACCATGGGGCACATGGGGATAtgaaaaaaagagtagaagatGCATACATCCTCACATGCAATGTGTcattagaatatgaa aaaacagaagagaattctGGCTTTTTTTACAAGAGTgcggaagagagagagaagcttgtaaaggctgaaagaaaattcattgaagatagagttaaaaaaataatagaattgtAAAAGAAAGTTTGTGGTGATTCAGATAAAGGATTCATTGTTATTAATCAAAAGGGAATAGACCCCTTTTCCTTAGATGCTCTTGCAAAAGAAGGTATAGTAGCTCTGTGTAGAGCTAAACGGAGAAATATGGAAAGGCTGACTCTTGCTTGTGGTGGAGTGGCTCTAAATTCCTTTGATGACCTAAGTGCTGATTGTTTGGGACATGCAGGACTTGTCTATGAATATACATTGGGAGAAGAGAAGTTCACTTTTATTGAGAAATGTAACAATCCTCGCTCTGTCACATTATTGATCAAAGGACCAAATaagcacacactcacacaaatcAAAGATGCAATAAGAGATGGCTTGAGGGCTGTTAAAAATGCTCTTGATGATGGCTGTGTAGTTCCAGGAGCAGGTGCAGTGGAAGTGGCAATGGCAGAAGCCTTGATTAAGTACAAGCCCAGTGTAAAGGGCAGGGCCCAGCTGGGAGTTCAAGCATTTGCTGATGCATTGCTCATTATTCCCGAGATACTTGCTCAGAATTCTGGTTTTGACCTTCAGGAAACACTAGTTAAAGTTCAAGCAGAACATTCAGAATCAGGTCAACTTGTTGGTGTGGACCTGAACACAGGTGAGCCAATGGTAGCAGCCGAAGTAGGCATATGGGATAACTATTTTGTGAAGAAGCAGCTGCTTCGATCCTGCACTGTGATTGCCACCAACATTCTCTTGGTTGATGAGATCATGCGAGCTGGAATGTCTTCTCTAAAAGGTTGA